The proteins below are encoded in one region of Colletotrichum lupini chromosome 5, complete sequence:
- a CDS encoding acetyltransferase — protein MTRAAYSKYIDRIGKEPAPMKADYHELIKTQLVYILHDDENDTVVGAILLRLDPSASALHINNLVVAPEAQGRGYGRVLMKCAEDVARDSQCTSLQLYTNVKMYENLILYPKMGFVETERRTEDGYERVYFRRELDVA, from the coding sequence ATGACCAGAGCAGCGTACTCCAAGTACATCGACCGCATCGGCAAAGAACCAGCACCCATGAAAGCCGACTACCACGAGCTCATCAAGACGCAGCTGGTCTACATACTTCACGATGATGAGAATGACACAGTAGTAGGCGCCATTCTACTTCGCCTTGATCCTTCAGCGAGTGCACTGCACATCAACAACCTTGTCGTAGCCCCAGAGGCTCAAGGCCGCGGATACGGTCGAGTCTTGATGAAATGCGCCGAGGATGTGGCGAGAGATTCGCAATGCACATCTCTCCAACTCTACACCAATGTCAAAATGTATGAAAATCTCATTCTGTATCCCAAGATGGGGTTCGTCGAGACAGAGAGGAGGACGGAGGATGGGTACGAGAGGGTGTACTTTCGTAGGGAGCTGGATGTTGCATAG
- a CDS encoding X-Pro dipeptidyl-peptidase — MVGEGKQDARNPLPSKSFSSAHLPTRDVIGPTEGIPLQRSLGNWGRDKTPAASRPEFTPPRLVSRLLLQERSFPRILSILVSNLTTSNQHFTQSQNHGLHVIAMATHRLATRSHQGGVSDGDWVHVSDSREQHAAKTISEFMPERIIRVTTDEKNLNKFYNIKFSATRSHRLERYYNEELDSLFKAPFDTYSQEDKVDFLLLRNYLRRNLRVLLLDRERDELVKPVLPFIQPLIEICEARQSMVPVDSKKTAMILNETAKNIIATTKAIKTNGIKANDSTLSRAMSTIDQIRGHVDEAYSFYAPYDPLFPFWCDAPKKELDEALTGIKTTIDTKLIEKNGSGSIRAAVEPIGRSGLITELEAEMIPYTPEELLKLAQEQYDWCEKEMKKASRSIKVGSVGPGGSHGSVSGLEAPGAGFGDDWKAAQEYVKNSYVEPGQQPEMVRQLAYEGMAFVKKHDLVTVPEIAGKSLCETWRMFMIDAERQKESPFFLGGSSFWVSYPTAAMDHDLKMMVMRGNNPHFSRATAFHELIPGHRLQLFMGKRHHPYRELFSTPFFVEGWAMYWEFVFWNRGDFFVSPEDKIGTLFWRMHRCARIIFSLKYHLGEMTPQECVDLLVDWVGHERSNAEGEVTRSFGGDYSPLYQAGYMLGALQMHGLREEVLTKGLMGEKELHDKILRANTMPIELLRALLLNQPLSPDTEAHDAYHLVLYVTLRSTEEIPAFVGEECLFLIVSTFLPPATPDSSSSCSRRCTMRGKTVRGRLGLRVMSSGGVGYWPWNHNYASLRSTSRGEAADAGHDDSGGASEAAAALACNCCRRRKLRCSREVPTCQQCRKTGSDCVYESKRSKPGMKAGAIENLHRRLDALERTVHQQRTKNSSKDCRQSDSNHSPHQDDASGSNGGLEKNAYSIMAFFAKELQKFNTKSGSSPSEERAETESPVRAKRRRLDDHEPLNIAFTCNSSPTSPVLPDEEDLEIVLKAYFAHIHPWIPIIHEARFRRRLREPGEAKLLLAVLHAMVLSASRYISDEDVATNLFGTLQQRGITRDWIVSTSMKTFDVESHQALIIVAFNDIGSGEAAKAWSLVGSLTRTVEYLQLTVEHDDVDRPSLSQPFDSLAPPESWTETEERRRVFWNVFKLDRLISVTMGWNTSLTSDDVHCRLPCDGVLWRKEDEVVTPYFGIWDKAAGRIGNPIAFIPSHYAPALQVGASEEETHTPSDAGTSPGAPAANVDMSTVGAFAYCIEATESLSRVTSYFLQQKINMRDQRDISSWLTRFKELDLRLVHWKMLLPQKWKANMARQSTRMDPNLTLAHVTHNTSMILLHQLIAFPPREWPFRARLPSILSADTCQAAAVEIAIIAENYLKHAPAVMPVSSQFVFCIYVAARVLLLQWRYDLGTELASEFWSLVQIVNDMATRWAGPHSLEPARDNSAGKYSRKLTEMHLRCRDDATFNINVLGYTTEIDHTAAQEPPLSAHIRRNETGRHEGTTTNRRNRRFADTLVEPAAGSLDTIVVAQPLPSNIPASFTNPTQSAMLLTPGLGVNGAEPMAQPSLYHRSSVGSGDLSNISQMLLDQQFMDMDRIISYDDGIFETEYDGGGW; from the exons ATGGTTGGTGAGGGGAAACAAGATGCAAGGAACCCGCTGCCATCAAAAAGCTTCTCTTCAGCGCACCTTCCCACTCGGGATGTTATCGGACCCACTGAAGGAATACCGCTGCAACGTTCTCTCGGCAACTGGGGCCGAGATAAGACCCCCGCGGCCTCCCGTCCGGAGTTCACGCCTCCACGCCTCGTGTCTCGGTTGCTGCTTCAAGAACGAAGCTTTCCCCGCATTCTTTCAAT CTTGGTATCCAATCTTACCACATCAAATCAGCACTTCACTCAATCACAGAATCACGGGCTTCACGTCATCGCCATGGCCACACATCGTCTCGCTACCCGGTCACATCAAGGCGGCGTTTCCGACGGCGATTGGGTTCATGTGAGCGACAGCCGCGAACAACACGCAGCCAAAACCATCTCGGAGTTTATGCCGGAGCGTATTATACGTGTTACCACGGATGAAAAGAATCTCAACAAGTTTTACAATATCAAGTTCTCAGCCACGAGATCTCATCGGTTGGAACGATACTACAATGAAGAGCTCGACAGTCTGTTTAAAGCTCCGTTCGATACCTACAGCCAAGAGGATAAGGTAGACTTCTTACTTCTGCGCAACTATTTGAGGCGCAATCTCCGCGTCTTACTTCTGGATCGTGAGCGAGACGAACTGGTAAAGCCGGTTCTTCCATTTATCCAGCCGCTCATCGAGATATGCGAAGCTCGTCAGAGCATGGTTCCCGTCGACAGCAAAAAGACGGCCATGATATTAAACGAAACAGCAAAGAACATAATTGCAACAACAAAGGCCATCAAAACGAATGGTATCAAGGCCAATGACTCGACACTCTCACGTGCTATGAGCACCATTGACCAAATTAGAGGCCATGTGGATGAGGCCTACAGCTTCTACGCCCCTTACGACCCCCTGTTCCCTTTCTGGTGCGACGCGCCTAAAAAGGAACTGGACGAGGCCCTCACCGGTATCAAGACGACGATAGACACCAAACTTATTGAGAAAAACGGGTCCGGGTCTATCCGTGCTGCAGTAGAACCCATCGGGCGCTCCGGGCTGATCACTGAGCTCGAAGCGGAAATGATACCCTACACGCCCGAGGAGCTCCTCAAGCTGGCGCAGGAACAGTACGATTGGTGCGAAAAGGAGATGAAGAAGGCTTCACGCAGCATCAAGGTGGGCTCCGTTGGACCGGGGGGCAGTCATGGGAGCGTATCGGG TCTCGAGGCTCCTGGCGCTGGCTTCGGCGACGACTGGAAGGCGGCGCAGGAATATGTCAAGAATTCATATGTTGAGCCCGGTCAACAGCCTGAGATGGTGCGGCAGCTGGCCTATGAGGGCATGGCTTTTGTGAAGAAGCATGACCTGGTCACGGTCCCAGAAATTGCGGGCAAGTCTCTCT GCGAGACGTGGCGTATGTTTATGATTGACGCAGAACGTCAAAAGGAGTCCCCATTCTTCCTCGGAGGCTCCTCCTTCTGGGTTTCTTACCCCACCGCCGCCATGGACCATGACCTCAAGATGATGGTGATGCGCGGCAACAACCCTCACTTCTCACGGGCGACGGCATT CCACGAATTAATACCCGGCCATCGTTTGCAGCTGTTCATGGGCAAGCGTCACCATCCGTACCGCGAGCTCTTTTCGACGCCCTTCTTCGTCGAGGGTTGGGCCATGTATTGGGAGTTCGTCTTTTGGAACCGGGGAGACTTTTTCGTGAGCCCCGAGGACAAGATCGGAACACTCTTCTGGCGGATGCACCGATGCGCGAGAATCATCTTCTCCCTTAAGTACCACCTCGGTGAGATGACGCCCCAAGAGTGCGTCGACCTGCTGGTAGACTGGGTCGGTCACGAGCGTTCCAACGCAGAGGGAGAAGTCACGAGATCGTTCGGCGGCGACTACTCCCCGTTGTATCAGGCCGGATACATGCTGGGGGCGTTGCAGATGCACGGTTTGCGGGAGGAGGTGCTGACAAAAGGGTTAATGGGCGAAAAGGAACTCCACGATAAGATCCTGAGGGCGAACACGATGCCAATCGAGTTGCTTCGAGCGCTTCTCCTGAACCAGCCCCTGAGTCCGGACACGGAGGCTCA TGACGCGTATCACTTGGTCCTGTACGTTACATTGCGCTCGACCGAGGAAATACCAGCATTTGTAGGGGAAGAGTGTCTCTTTTTGATCGTTTCCACCTTTCTTCCCCCCGCAACCCCGGACAGCTCCAGCTCATGCAGCCGCCGATGTACAATGCGGGGGAAGACGGTGCGGGGCCGCCTCGGTCTTCGGGTTATGTCGAGCGGCGGCGTGGGCTATTGGCCGTGGAACCATAACTATGCCAGCCTCCGCTCTACTTCACGC GGCGAAGCCGCCGATGCGGGCCACGATGACTCGGGGGGCGCTTCGGAGGCTGCGGCGGCCCTCGCTTGCAACTGTTGCCGGCGCCGGAAGCTGCGATGTTCCCGAGAGGTGCCAACATGTCAGCAGTGCCGCAAGACAG GAAGCGATTGTGTTTATGAATCGAAACGGTCCAAGCCGGGGATGAAGGCTGGGGCCATTGAGAACCTGCATCGGAGACTTG ATGCGTTAGAAAGGACTGTTCACCAACAACGGACTAAGAATTCATCAAAAGACTGCAGACAATCCGATTCAAATCACTCCCCCCATCAAGATGATGCCAGTGGCTCCAATGGCGGCCTCGAAAAGAATGCATATAGCATCATGGCATTCTTCGCCAAAGAGCTACAAAAGTTCAACACTAAAAGCGGAAGCTCACCCAGCGAAGAGCGTGCGGAGACCGAGTCACCAGTACGAGCCAAGCGGCGTCGACTTGATGATCATGAACCTTTAAATATTGCCTTCACGTGTAATTCCAGCCCTACTTCGCCTGTCTTGCCAGATGAAGAGGACCTTGAGATTGTACTCAAGGCTTATTTTGCACACATTCATCCATGGATTCCGATTATACACGAGGCGAGATTCCGCCGTCGACTTCGAGAGCCCGGAGAAGCCAAACTTTTGCTTGCAGTATTACATGCCATGGTCCTTTCTGCGTCAAGATACATATCTGACGAAGATGTTGCGACCAACTTATTCGGCACGCTCCAGCAAAGAGGCATCACCCGTGATTGGATCGTGTCAACATCGATGAAAACGTTCGACGTGGAAAGCCACCAAGCTCTCATCATTGTTGCATTCAACGAT ATTGGAAGTGGTGAGGCTGCAAAAGCCTGGTCTCTCGTTGGTTCACTGACCCGGACCGTCGAGTATCTCCAACTCACCGTCGAACACGACGACGTCGACCGGCCATCACTATCTCAACCTTTCGATTCACTCGCTCCGCCAGAAAGCTGGACCGAGACCGAAGAGAGGCGCCGGGTCTTTTGGAACGTCTTCAAACTCGATAGACTCATCTCAGTCACCATGGGCTGGAACACAAGTCTAACCTCAGACGACGTGCACTGCCGTCTCCCCTGCGACGGCGTTCTCTGGCGTAAAGAAGACGAAGTCGTGACACCCTACTTCGGGATATGGGACAAAGCCGCCGGCAGAATAGGCAACCCCATCGCCTTCATCCCGTCCCACTACGCGCCGGCATTGCAAGTAGGTGCCTCAGAGGAAGAAACCCATACGCCCTCCGACGCCGGCACGTCACCGGGGGCGCCGGCCGCCAACGTCGACATGTCCACCGTCGGCGCCTTTGCCTACTGCATCGAGGCGACCGAGTCCCTGAGCAGGGTCACGAGCTACTTCCTTCAGCAAAAGATCAACATGCGGGACCAACGCGACATCAGTAGCTGGCTCACACGCTTCAAGGAGCTCGACCTGCGCCTGGTCCACTGGAAGATGCTCCTGCCCCAGAAATGGAAGGCCAATATGGCGCGGCAGTCGACGCGGATGGATCCCAACCTCACGCTGGCGCACGTCACGCACAATACGTCCATGATTCTGCTCCATCAGCTGATTGCCTTCCCTCCGAGGGAGTGGCCTTTCAGGGCCCGGCTGCCGAGTATTCTGAGCGCGGACACGTGCCAGGCTGCCGCCGTGGAGATTGCTATCATTGCGGAGAATTACTTGAAGCACGCGCCTGCGGTGATGCCTGTTTCGAGCCAGTTTGTGTTCTGTATCTATGTGGCCGCCAGAGTGCTCCTCCTTCAATGGCGGTATGATCTCGGGACTGAATTGGCTTCCGAGTTCTGGTCGCTGGTTCAGATTGTGAATGATATGGCGACGCGATGGGCTGGCCCGCACAGCTTAGAGCCTGCGAGAGACAACTCGGCTGGGAAGTATTCGAGGAAGCTCACGGAGATGCATTTACGTTGCCGCGATGATGCAACTTTCAACATCAACGTCCTAGGCTACACCACAGAAATCGATCACACAGCTGCTCAGGAGCCTCCATTGTCTGCCCACATCAGACGGAATGAGACCGGGAGACATGAGGGAACCACTACCAATAGACGAAACAGGCGGTTCGCAGATACACTGGTCGAGCCCGCTGCAGGTAGTCTCGACACCATCGTCGTGGCTCAACCACTCCCATCCAACATTCCCGCATCATTTACCAATCCAACGCAGAGCGCAATGCTCCTAACCCCAGGGCTAGGCGTCAATGGCGCTGAGCCGATGGCCCAGCCCTCCCTGTACCACAGAAGCAGCGTCGGTAGTGGCGATTTGAGCAATATTTCCCAGATGCTCCTTGACCAGCAATTCATGGACATGGATAGAATCATCAGCTATGATGACGGCATTTTCGAAACTGAATACGATGGTGGAGGATGGTAA
- a CDS encoding unsaturated glucuronyl hydrolase, translating into MAASVMKSLPAMTKHAHSQEAVVDKLSTVPRLDSMSSEPPLSISTLPPEELSADITSETSWSDAAVEISEWPAFQPSISLSTYLAELFEENITAKICRTATKSLREQVSSTFGEIRKIPIAFPEIVPQNGPNAGQYEFRDPEFWTCGFFPGTLYALLERSVKHPQTMGLANAGPGLSVASLRQHLRGLCKIWADPLHGMAGRTDTHDIGFIIMPALQRDWELNGNEKSLASIVRAAHSLATRYVPAAGAIRSWDCLLKKDITVTDMTTNLLAIIDSLCNLDLLFYAAAHTGDSTLSDIATTHARTLLHTHLRPESVSTLKKNGYRGQLYSTCHVANIDPATGDLKWRWTAQGYANDSTWARGQAWAILGYAQTYQWTRDRAFLEAAMGAAEYFLYRLDTAPSCVDTPVADEETNCCSRDGQRKKTKGRRVPLWDFDAPIQNAAEPLRDSSAAVIAANGMLVLSQALKGIQEHALSRRFFDAAVEIVRDTLDYSLADERSQFTRASSEAGLKVEDAIAGRCFDGIIKHGTANNNENARRRYWNHGLVYGDYYLVDFGNRLLNMGLA; encoded by the coding sequence ATGGCCGCTTCTGTTATGAAAAGCTTACCGGCCATGACAAAGCACGCCCACTCTCAGGAGGCCGTTGTGGACAAGCTGTCTACGGTTCCGCGTCTCGACAGCATGTCTTCCGAACCACCTCTTTCAATATCAACTCTGCCACCAGAAGAGTTGTCTGCAGACATCACCAGTGAAACCTCATGGTCTGATGCCGCGGTAGAAATAAGCGAATGGCCAGCCTTCCAACCATCCATATCGCTCTCTACCTACCTCGCCGAACTGTTCGAAGAGAATATCACAGCCAAAATCTGCCGCACCGCGACCAAGTCTCTCCGAGAGCAAGTGTCCTCAACTTTTGGCGAGATTCGGAAGATCCCGATCGCCTTCCCAGAGATCGTACCCCAGAATGGCCCCAATGCGGGCCAGTACGAGTTCCGAGATCCAGAGTTCTGGACCTGCGGGTTCTTCCCGGGAACGCTGTATGCCCTATTGGAGCGAAGCGTCAAGCACCCGCAAACGATGGGACTCGCCAATGCCGGGCCCGGGCTCAGTGTTGCCAGTCTCCGCCAGCATCTGCGGGGACTATGCAAGATCTGGGCCGATCCCTTGCACGGCATGGCCGGCCGAACGGACACGCACGATATCGGATTTATCATTATGCCAGCGCTGCAGAGGGACTGGGAGCTGAACGGTAACGAGAAAAGCCTCGCTTCCATCGTCAGGGCTGCGCATTCTCTCGCAACGCGTTATGTCCCCGCCGCTGGAGCTATTCGCAGCTGGGACTGCCTCTTGAAGAAGGACATCACAGTGACCGACATGACGACGAATCTCCTCGCAATCATTGACAGCCTATGCAATCTGGACCTGCTCTTCTACGCTGCAGCACATACTGGCGACAGTACCCTCTCCGACATCGCCACAACGCACGCCCGTACACTGTTACATACGCACCTCCGACCAGAATCCGTGAGCACGCTGAAGAAAAACGGATACAGAGGTCAGCTCTATTCAACATGCCACGTTGCCAATATCGATCCGGCTACCGGAGATCTCAAGTGGCGCTGGACGGCACAGGGATACGCAAACGATTCCACGTGGGCCCGTGGCCAGGCGTGGGCGATCCTGGGGTATGCTCAGACCTACCAGTGGACTCGAGACAGAGCTTTCCTCGAGGCTGCCATGGGTGCTGCAGAGTACTTCCTTTACAGGCTCGATACAGCGCCGTCGTGTGTGGATACACCAGTGGCCGACGAGGAGACGAACTGTTGCTCTCGAGATGGGCAGCGAAAGAAGACCAAAGGCCGAAGAGTCCCTCTCTGGGACTTTGATGCTCCGATACAAAACGCCGCGGAGCCTCTGCGAGATTCATCGGCCGCGGTGATTGCTGCTAACGGCATGTTGGTGTTGTCGCAAGCACTCAAAGGCATTCAAGAACATGCCTTGTCGCGGCGCTTCTTCGACGCGGCGGTTGAGATCGTCCGAGACACCCTCGATTACTCACTCGCAGATGAAAGATCTCAGTTCACCAGAGCTAGCAGCGAGGCGGGATTGAAAGTGGAAGATGCCATTGCTGGCCGATGTTTCGATGGCATCATCAAGCACGGAACGGCCAATAACAACGAGAATGCTAGACGAAGATACTGGAATCATGGCCTCGTTTACGGTGATTACTATCTCGTTGATTTTGGAAACAGGCTTTTGAATATGGGATTGGCGTAG